From the genome of Natronolimnobius baerhuensis:
GAGACCCCGAACCTGCTCGCCCATCGTGGGCTCGAGTGGGGTGTCGATCTCGACGTATTCGGTTTCCATGCGTCCATCGATGATCTCGTAGCCACAGATGCGCCCGAGTTTGACGAGGCCCTTTCGGAAACTCACCTGCTCGGTCTCGACGTCACGAAGTTGTGAGAGCGTGTGTTTTGCGAGCGCGTGCGTGACCAGATACGCGTCATCCCGGTCTTCGATGGTCATATATCTATGCGCACGCGCCGGGACTTTTACGGTATCGATCACCGCTGGGAGATGTGTGGTGGGTTCGTTTCACACGATTTGGGGCTGTTGCAGCGTGCTGGCTGTATTTGTGTGTTCGTGTCTGTCGTGAACTGGCCCTGGCAGTCGCACTCCGGCGAAGAGGTTTATAACAGTCCGCGCCATACCACAGCCACGTCGAATGGAAGAGAGTATCTCGGGATTCAAGGTCCGCGGTGACTGGGGTGACGTCGTCGAACACGGCGAACGCATCACACACGCCCTGCGGGACGCCGGTACCCACGACGAGGCGCTCGAGGATGCATCGCTCGTCGATGCCTACGAAGAGTGGGACGAGTGGCGACCGAAGGCACACGAAACGCTCGAGAGCGACGTCAGCGAGAAAACGGCCGACCAAGCAAGCGTCGAGGAAGGCAAAGGGGAAAAAGCCGGCAAGAACCCGGACGAAGACATCAAAACTGCGGGTGAGAAGCTCTCGGAGTCCTACGAGCAACTCGAGGAGGATGATCCTGATGCAGCCGTCGACAACTGGAAGGAGTCAATCGATTACGTCGCGCGCGCGGCCGACTCGGCCAGCCGCAAGGCGCTTCGACGGGTCGAGGACACGGTGTATCAGAACGTGATGACCCAACTCGCACCCTACTATTTCGATAACGAGCTGGTCAGTGCGAATATCCAGCAGTCAGCGCGCGGCGTCGACAACGGCGAGCAGTTCGTCTTCGAGGTCAACGTCAACGACGACGAATTGAAAGACCACGTCTCGGATCGACTCGCCGAGTACGACGACGAGATCGACCGCTGGCACGTCGCCGTCGAGAAAGATACCGACGCAGCTGAAGCAATCGAAGGCGCAGAGCCGCCGCCGGAACCAGACGAAGAATCGCAGTCGACGACGAACTGAGACGGATTACTCTGCACCACCCTGTTGTCGACCCTCCGCGCCGCCGATTCCAGGGACAGAAACGCGACGCTCGACGTACTCCATGAGGGTCGTCGCCGAGAGCACGATGCCGATGTAGACGAGCGCTAACAGCGCGTAAATCGGCATGTACTCGAACGTCGAGGAGGCGATCCGGCTCGCGCGATAGTACAGTTCTGGCACCGTGATGAATCCGGCCAGCGAGGAGTACTTGATCAGGTAGACGAGTTCGTTTGTCCATGCCGGAATCGCATAGCGCAGCGTCTGCGGGAGCACGACGTAGCGAATCCCCTCGAGTCGCGAGAGGCCGATGGCTCGAGCGGCCGTCAGTTGTCCCTCGTCGACGCTCTCGAGTGCGCCGCGGATGTACTCGGCTTGGTAGGCCGAGCCGTTGATAGTAAAGCCGACGATGGCGATCCAGAAGGCGTACTCGGGGACGAAGCCCTGCCCGACGACCGAGACATCGTTGAGCCAGACGGCAAGTGGCAGGCCGTAGTAGAGGACGAACAACTGCGCGAGCAACGGCGTCCCGCGGATCAGTTCGGTGTAGGCGAGCGAGAGCCAGCGGAACGGCCCGCCGTAGACGCGCAGGACGGCAACGGGAACGGCGATGAAAAAGCCGAGCCCGATGCTGACGCCCGTTAGGACGATGGTGTACCACGCGCCAGCCGCAAGCGCCGGCGAGATGTCAATCGCCAGCGCGATGCCATCGAAGATCGTCCCAACCCACCCCATCGGGATATCAATCGGGCCGATTGGGGCAACTGTTCCCTCAAACGTCGCGGCTGCTGACTCGAACGGCGCACTCGGGAGGAAGCTTTCGCCCGCGCCGGGACCGATACCGACGCGAGCGAGCGTCCAGTCGTAGAGCCAGCGCCCGACCAACCAGCCCCAGAAGGCGACGCCGACGAGCACCATCAGCCCGCGGCCGGTGTCGTCGAACGACGCACGCAGCCGGTCGCTTCCAGTGGCTTTTGCCCCGCTCATCGACCGCCCTCCGCTCGAGTCGGTGTCGTCTTCTCAGTCATGGCGAATGCTCTCGAAGAAGCGTTCGGTTCGCTCGTGGGTTGGATTCTCGAACAGCTCGTCGGGTGGCCCTCGCTCGACGATTTCGCCATCCGCGAGGAACGTAATCCCGCTCGCGCCGCCGCGTGCAAACCGCATCTCGTGGGTGACGACGACCATCGTCATCCCGTCAGCGACGAGTTCGGCCATCACCTCGAGCACCTCGTTGCTCAGTTCGGGATCGAGCGCGCTGGTTGGCTCGTCGAACAACATTACTTCGGGGTCCATCGCGAGCGCGCGGGCGATGCCGACACGCTGTTTCTGGCCGCCCGAGAGCTGTGCCGGATACGACTCTGCCTGATCCGCGAGGCCGACGCGCTCGAGTTCGGCGTCGGCTCGATGGCGGGCCTCTTCCGCGCTCATCCCGCGAACCTT
Proteins encoded in this window:
- a CDS encoding ATP-binding cassette domain-containing protein gives rise to the protein MTEHHPTETTDEPGHETTDQTGETPLLRIEDVWKSYGDEEVLRGIDLTVDRGDVEVLVGPSGSGKSTLLRCLNRLTEVDQGQIYLEDLEVTAADTNPDTVRQQIGMVFQDINLFTHLTARKNITLGLRKVRGMSAEEARHRADAELERVGLADQAESYPAQLSGGQKQRVGIARALAMDPEVMLFDEPTSALDPELSNEVLEVMAELVADGMTMVVVTHEMRFARGGASGITFLADGEIVERGPPDELFENPTHERTERFFESIRHD
- a CDS encoding DUF5828 family protein, which translates into the protein MEESISGFKVRGDWGDVVEHGERITHALRDAGTHDEALEDASLVDAYEEWDEWRPKAHETLESDVSEKTADQASVEEGKGEKAGKNPDEDIKTAGEKLSESYEQLEEDDPDAAVDNWKESIDYVARAADSASRKALRRVEDTVYQNVMTQLAPYYFDNELVSANIQQSARGVDNGEQFVFEVNVNDDELKDHVSDRLAEYDDEIDRWHVAVEKDTDAAEAIEGAEPPPEPDEESQSTTN
- a CDS encoding amino acid ABC transporter permease; its protein translation is MSGAKATGSDRLRASFDDTGRGLMVLVGVAFWGWLVGRWLYDWTLARVGIGPGAGESFLPSAPFESAAATFEGTVAPIGPIDIPMGWVGTIFDGIALAIDISPALAAGAWYTIVLTGVSIGLGFFIAVPVAVLRVYGGPFRWLSLAYTELIRGTPLLAQLFVLYYGLPLAVWLNDVSVVGQGFVPEYAFWIAIVGFTINGSAYQAEYIRGALESVDEGQLTAARAIGLSRLEGIRYVVLPQTLRYAIPAWTNELVYLIKYSSLAGFITVPELYYRASRIASSTFEYMPIYALLALVYIGIVLSATTLMEYVERRVSVPGIGGAEGRQQGGAE